One window from the genome of bacterium encodes:
- a CDS encoding MFS transporter, which produces MHPIFRAFALRNYRIYWTGFSLSLIGTWMQHLAQGWLVWELTRSAFWLGIVGAMPQLPSLLLGSIGGVIVDRTVKRTLLIVTQTGLALSALALAVVTLTGIVQVEHVVIIAAFTGIFTAVDTPARLSFVTEIVGKDNVGNAIALNSTTFNAARLIGPSIAGLLIPIIGVGGCFLMNAISFIAMIVALALMRDLPPPVYDRGSSVVAQWQEAFRYVRRTRIPRALIVNVVVFAAFAFPYVILMPLYADEILESGVRGLGALMAAIGVGALAGGIWQATLPANFRRGRIVIFGAYGLCVGILLFSLSKSFILSLLILPMVGASAISMLASTNTLLQTLSPDHLRGRVLGFYTTGFLGFLPIGSLIMGSIAAEVGAPITLAGGSLICLIVALLTLGRNKRLLVV; this is translated from the coding sequence ATGCATCCCATCTTCCGCGCATTCGCCCTTCGCAACTACCGCATCTACTGGACGGGTTTTTCGCTGTCCCTGATCGGTACGTGGATGCAGCACCTTGCCCAGGGGTGGCTGGTATGGGAGCTCACGCGTTCGGCGTTCTGGCTGGGAATCGTGGGCGCGATGCCGCAGCTTCCGTCGCTGCTGCTCGGTTCGATCGGCGGCGTAATCGTGGATCGCACGGTAAAGCGCACGCTGCTCATCGTCACCCAGACCGGCCTTGCGCTTTCCGCTCTGGCTCTGGCCGTGGTGACGCTCACCGGTATCGTGCAGGTCGAGCACGTGGTCATCATCGCCGCTTTCACCGGCATCTTCACGGCGGTGGACACACCGGCCCGGCTTTCGTTTGTCACCGAGATCGTGGGCAAGGACAACGTCGGCAACGCCATTGCGTTGAACTCGACCACCTTCAATGCCGCGCGTCTGATCGGACCGTCCATCGCCGGACTGCTGATCCCCATCATCGGTGTGGGCGGTTGTTTCCTCATGAATGCGATCTCCTTTATTGCGATGATCGTGGCTCTGGCGCTCATGCGCGATCTGCCGCCGCCCGTCTATGACCGTGGCAGCTCGGTGGTTGCGCAGTGGCAGGAAGCGTTCCGCTACGTTCGCCGCACGCGGATTCCACGCGCGCTGATCGTGAACGTGGTGGTTTTCGCGGCGTTCGCCTTCCCCTATGTGATTCTCATGCCGCTGTATGCCGATGAGATTCTCGAATCGGGAGTGCGCGGTTTGGGCGCGCTGATGGCGGCGATCGGAGTGGGCGCGCTGGCGGGCGGAATCTGGCAGGCGACGCTCCCCGCAAACTTCCGGCGGGGGCGCATCGTGATTTTCGGAGCCTACGGTTTGTGCGTGGGAATCCTGCTGTTCTCGCTTTCCAAGAGCTTCATTCTCTCGCTCTTGATTTTGCCGATGGTGGGCGCGTCGGCGATCAGCATGTTGGCTTCCACCAATACCCTCCTGCAGACGCTGTCTCCCGATCATCTGCGGGGCCGCGTACTTGGGTTCTACACGACGGGCTTCCTCGGTTTCCTTCCCATCGGCAGCCTGATAATGGGTTCGATTGCGGCGGAGGTCGGCGCTCCCATCACTCTGGCCGGCGGATCGCTCATCTGTCTCATCGTGGCGCTCCTGACTCTGGGCCGCAACAAACGGTTGCTGGTCGTGTGA
- a CDS encoding DUF4433 domain-containing protein, producing MMGLFGKPTIGREIRRRDVTLLLHSTHLYKNLPSILEDGTLHTVRTLRVRHGVEKAVRFLHDPRRYEQFAVGLDYLNASLSFPNTQLLYGRSKTDWKAEWVHLALDLELLDHPDTLFCPVSAAAEFGKYVTRGLDGFRALFADEVHGQMREGLPKNVPTHPQAEVLLRGPLPITSVPAIFVPTADVAREIERLGSRHSLSIRIETTPQLFVWPKWLVGK from the coding sequence GTGATGGGTCTCTTCGGCAAGCCCACGATCGGCCGCGAAATCCGCCGCCGCGATGTTACGCTGCTCCTGCATTCCACTCACCTCTACAAGAACCTCCCCTCGATTCTCGAAGATGGCACGCTGCACACGGTGCGGACGCTACGAGTACGGCACGGAGTCGAGAAAGCCGTGCGCTTCCTGCATGATCCTCGCCGCTACGAGCAATTCGCGGTGGGGCTTGACTATCTGAACGCGTCGCTGTCCTTCCCCAACACGCAGCTTCTCTACGGACGATCCAAAACTGACTGGAAGGCCGAGTGGGTTCATCTCGCGCTCGATCTCGAGCTATTGGATCATCCCGACACGCTCTTCTGTCCGGTTTCGGCGGCGGCGGAGTTCGGGAAATATGTCACGCGGGGATTGGATGGTTTTCGTGCGCTGTTTGCCGACGAGGTTCACGGACAGATGCGCGAGGGGCTGCCGAAAAACGTTCCCACGCATCCACAGGCCGAGGTCCTGTTGCGCGGGCCGTTGCCGATTACGTCCGTGCCGGCCATCTTCGTCCCGACCGCTGATGTAGCCCGCGAGATCGAGCGGCTCGGTTCCCGTCACTCCCTCTCTATAAGGATAGAGACCACCCCCCAGCTCTTCGTCTGGCCGAAGTGGCTGGTGGGGAAGTAG